From a single Aricia agestis chromosome 17, ilAriAges1.1, whole genome shotgun sequence genomic region:
- the LOC121735593 gene encoding transcription factor hamlet-like, translating to MSACAAAVMREKHAAPRRLASPPSSPRDPHSPLGSPRADEPLDLRVTHKRPQRLEDENCNLIAASPPPHPAHPAHPAHPALLQFCRRLPLALPASFGRYPFLPAAAATLLAPGAPRAPPVPPNPAVNRARDRYTCSYCGKAFPRSANLTRHLRTHTGEQPYRCKYCERSFSISSNLQRHVRNIHNKERPFRCRHCDRCFGQQTNLDRHLKKHEAEGGDEGRRRSPEETYFEEIRSFMGRVAPARRAAAAAAAGVVDHT from the coding sequence ATGAGCGCGTGCGCGGCGGCCGTCATGCGCGAAAAGCacgcggcgccgcgccgcctcgCCTCCCCGCCCTCCTCCCCGCGCGACCCCCACTCCCCGCTCGGCTCCCCGCGCGCCGACGAGCCCCTCGACCTGCGGGTGACCCACAAGCGCCCCCAGAGGCTCGAAGACGAGAACTGCAACCTGATAGCCGCGTCCCCGCCGCCGCACCCGGCGCACCCCGCACACCCGGCCCACCCGGCGCTGCTGCAGTTCTGCCGGCGGCTGCCGCTCGCCCTGCCGGCGTCCTTCGGCCGGTACCCCTTCCTGCCTGCCGCGGCGGCGACGCTGCTCGCGCCCGGCGCCCCTCGCGCGCCCCCGGTGCCGCCCAACCCGGCGGTGAACCGGGCGCGGGACCGCTACACCTGCTCGTACTGCGGCAAGGCGTTCCCCCGCAGCGCGAATCTCACGCGGCACCTGCGGACGCACACGGGCGAGCAGCCCTACCGCTGCAAGTACTGCGAGCGCTCCTTCTCCATATCGTCGAACCTGCAGCGCCACGTGCGCAACATCCACAACAAGGAGCGGCCGTTCCGATGTCGCCACTGCGACCGCTGCTTCGGCCAGCAGACGAACCTCGACCGGCACCTGAAGAAGCACGAGGCGGAGGGCGGAGACGAGGGCCGCCGGCGGTCGCCGGAGGAGACGTACTTCGAGGAGATCCGGTCGTTCATGGGCCGCGTGGCGcccgcgcgccgcgccgccgcggccgccgccgccggcgtgGTCGACCACACCTGA